A window from Gammaproteobacteria bacterium encodes these proteins:
- a CDS encoding 4'-phosphopantetheinyl transferase superfamily protein, which translates to MSRSSDHAVHVLMADEVPLPPALERRWLDDLPAARRAQLLAWPDARARHRSLLGSRLLLNGLHACGFAAQGLASLHYPSNGKPALDLPVAFSLSHCEGRVLCALSMDAAIGVDVESTAAPIRAAGFRHYLSAAERHWAGQSPQRFYSLWTRKEAVVKAAGAGLAQLHLVETLDQNRARYDDRLWHTPEIALGPQYVAHLATPRSKSTLLLEQAGFAELKSND; encoded by the coding sequence TTGAGTCGCTCCTCAGACCACGCCGTCCATGTACTGATGGCCGACGAAGTACCACTTCCGCCGGCTCTTGAACGGCGCTGGCTGGATGACTTGCCAGCCGCACGACGGGCACAACTGCTGGCCTGGCCGGACGCGCGCGCGCGCCACAGATCCTTGCTGGGCAGCCGGCTGCTGTTGAACGGTTTGCACGCCTGCGGCTTTGCTGCGCAAGGGCTGGCCTCACTGCACTATCCCTCGAACGGCAAGCCCGCGCTCGATCTGCCGGTGGCTTTCAGCCTGTCGCACTGCGAAGGCCGCGTGCTGTGCGCCCTGTCCATGGACGCTGCGATCGGCGTCGACGTGGAGTCGACGGCCGCACCGATCCGCGCTGCGGGTTTCCGGCATTACCTGAGCGCAGCCGAGCGACACTGGGCCGGGCAATCCCCGCAGCGCTTCTATTCGCTGTGGACGCGCAAGGAAGCCGTCGTCAAGGCCGCTGGCGCCGGCCTGGCGCAATTGCATCTGGTGGAAACGCTTGATCAGAACCGCGCCCGCTACGACGATCGCCTTTGGCACACCCCTGAGATTGCCCTTGGACCGCAATACGTGGCCCATCTGGCGACGCCGCGCTCCAAGTCGACGCTGTTGTTGGAGCAGGCAGGATTTGCGGAACTGAAGTCGAACGATTGA
- a CDS encoding non-ribosomal peptide synthetase: MPQHQTLQAVLSDDPREDREIVFVDADDNQRSISFALLQRRALTVLGALQRCGLGAGDTVILFVADNERFLEIFWACVLGAIVPVPLAAGSGEEHRRKLFRVFAQFDRAWVCSDARTLEKLDGFAVNHGFGESWSRLQQRLLPSGGLDISGEPGRTTEVTPDDIAFIQFSSGSTSEPKGVVLSHDNVCANIGSIREAAAFTDRDIALSWMPLSHDMGLIGFHLNMLACGVSHLIMRTDLFARRPLLWLELASRRRATVLCSPNFGYQHYLKQYEAKRPTGLDLSAVRLIFNGAEPISAELCQRFVETLAPHGLSPHSMFTVYGLAEASLAVSFPRPGAATEVLYLDRSRLKIGDDATAVEASHVHAAAFVKLGRAVPGTQLRVVDDAGRACAARAPGHVQIRGANVTAGYHGDEAASASARAADGWLDTGDIGLIDEGQLVITGRAKDIIFVGGQNYYPHDLERIAESVPGIETNKVAAVGVRRGDAEALVLFVLHRAPAAGLVPTALALRRAINLQTGLEVAQVLPVTRMPKTTSGKLQRYALARAFERGEFDAAMAELEPLMAVGSGAADPEIEDPANSACLQNLLTICAQVIPDRDITADTNLLEINLSSLSLARLHEAIDLAYPQRVEVVDLFDHPSLRALARFLDASG; this comes from the coding sequence ATGCCGCAGCACCAGACATTGCAGGCTGTCCTGAGCGACGATCCGCGCGAGGATCGCGAGATCGTGTTTGTCGACGCTGACGACAACCAGCGATCCATAAGCTTCGCTTTGCTGCAGCGCCGTGCGCTGACAGTGCTCGGTGCGCTGCAACGGTGCGGGCTCGGTGCCGGCGACACGGTGATTCTGTTCGTGGCCGACAACGAGCGGTTTCTGGAAATCTTCTGGGCCTGCGTGCTGGGGGCCATCGTCCCGGTGCCTCTCGCGGCGGGCAGCGGCGAGGAGCACCGTCGCAAGTTGTTCCGGGTGTTTGCGCAGTTTGATCGCGCCTGGGTCTGCAGCGATGCGCGCACCCTCGAAAAGCTCGACGGATTCGCCGTCAATCACGGGTTCGGCGAGAGTTGGAGCCGTCTGCAGCAGCGCCTGCTGCCGTCCGGCGGGCTTGATATTTCCGGCGAGCCAGGCAGGACGACCGAGGTTACCCCGGACGATATCGCTTTCATTCAGTTCTCCTCCGGTTCCACCAGCGAGCCCAAGGGCGTGGTGCTGAGCCACGACAATGTCTGCGCGAATATCGGTTCGATTCGCGAAGCCGCGGCGTTCACTGACCGCGACATCGCCTTGAGCTGGATGCCGCTGTCGCACGACATGGGCCTGATCGGCTTTCATCTGAACATGCTGGCTTGCGGCGTGAGCCACCTGATCATGCGCACCGATCTGTTCGCGCGCCGGCCGCTGCTGTGGCTGGAACTGGCGAGCCGGCGCCGCGCCACGGTGCTGTGTTCGCCCAATTTCGGCTATCAGCACTACCTCAAGCAGTACGAGGCGAAGCGCCCGACAGGGCTGGACCTGTCGGCGGTGCGACTGATCTTCAACGGCGCGGAGCCGATTTCGGCCGAACTGTGCCAGCGCTTCGTCGAGACCCTGGCGCCGCACGGCTTGAGTCCGCACAGCATGTTCACGGTCTACGGTCTGGCTGAAGCCAGTCTGGCCGTGAGCTTTCCGCGCCCCGGCGCGGCGACCGAGGTGCTGTATCTGGACCGCTCGCGTCTGAAGATCGGTGACGACGCCACGGCGGTGGAGGCGAGTCATGTTCACGCCGCCGCATTCGTCAAACTCGGGCGGGCCGTGCCGGGGACACAGCTGCGCGTGGTCGACGACGCCGGTCGGGCCTGCGCGGCGCGTGCACCCGGGCACGTGCAGATTCGTGGCGCCAATGTCACCGCCGGCTACCACGGCGACGAGGCCGCCAGCGCGTCGGCGCGGGCCGCCGACGGCTGGCTGGACACCGGCGACATCGGACTGATTGACGAGGGCCAACTGGTCATCACGGGCCGCGCCAAGGACATCATTTTCGTCGGCGGCCAGAACTACTATCCGCACGACCTGGAGCGCATCGCCGAAAGCGTGCCCGGCATCGAGACCAACAAGGTGGCGGCGGTCGGTGTGCGTCGCGGCGACGCCGAGGCGCTCGTGTTGTTCGTGCTGCACCGTGCGCCCGCCGCCGGTCTGGTGCCCACGGCGCTGGCTTTGCGGCGCGCGATCAATCTGCAGACCGGTCTGGAGGTGGCCCAGGTGCTGCCGGTGACGCGTATGCCCAAAACCACCAGCGGAAAGTTGCAACGCTATGCCCTGGCCAGGGCGTTCGAGCGGGGCGAATTCGACGCAGCGATGGCTGAACTGGAGCCGCTGATGGCGGTGGGTTCGGGCGCTGCGGATCCAGAGATCGAAGACCCCGCAAATTCTGCATGCCTGCAAAATTTGTTGACGATTTGTGCGCAAGTGATCCCTGATCGGGACATCACGGCCGATACCAATTTGCTCGAGATCAATCTCAGCTCACTGAGCCTGGCGCGCCTTCATGAGGCGATCGACCTGGCGTATCCGCAGCGCGTCGAGGTCGTCGACCTGTTCGATCACCCGAGTCTTCGAGCCTTGGCAAGGTTTCTGGATGCCTCGGGATGA
- a CDS encoding fatty acyl-AMP ligase, whose protein sequence is MQQDRGHTVKTVLPAGAPTATISGIPLRSADFSTLAEALDYAAQGEAGFNFYDGRGELSVALPYRELRSRARALALRLARWERGQRVALVAHTHPDFAVMFYACQYAGLVPVPVPASVHLGGHEAYVRHLRQLVGDCQAVAAFAPSEFIGFLSEATTGLPMALTGTMDDFMALEALDELPAPPAPSELAYLQYTSGSTRFPRGTMIPQSAVMANLHAIFNDGFPLDENDRFCSWLPFYHDMGLVGIVLGCVAMQRSVDYLPTRDFAMRPRVWLKLISRNRSTISFSPPFGYTLCARRLRPADITALDLSAWRVAGVGAEMIHPDSLSHFAEVLAPAGFRATAFLPCYGMAECALAVSFSPVAAGASSDCVDIERLSDEAQAHPLNAADSQGRGRAFINCGKPLPGFEVEVRDPQGLPLTDRHVGQVYLRGASVMSGYFGNPEATLDVLSEDGWLNTGDLGYRVDGNLHITGRAKDLMIIKGRNIWPQDLEHLAEQQPEVRPTDASAFSVAGADENEIAVMVVQCRVTDPQALAALAERLQQGISAEFGIQCLIELVPPHTLPRTSSGKLSRSRARKEFLERHSDERLKESPRFLVSEGRRTAVNSAALT, encoded by the coding sequence ATGCAGCAGGATCGGGGTCACACGGTGAAGACAGTTCTTCCTGCGGGCGCTCCTACAGCGACGATCAGTGGAATTCCGCTGCGCAGCGCCGACTTCTCGACGCTGGCAGAGGCCTTGGACTATGCGGCGCAAGGCGAGGCCGGGTTCAACTTCTACGACGGCCGTGGTGAACTCTCCGTGGCCTTGCCCTATCGCGAGTTGCGCAGCCGCGCCCGGGCGCTGGCGCTGCGTCTGGCGCGCTGGGAGCGCGGTCAGCGCGTGGCGCTGGTGGCCCACACCCACCCCGACTTCGCCGTGATGTTCTACGCCTGCCAGTACGCGGGCCTGGTGCCGGTGCCGGTACCGGCCTCGGTGCATTTGGGCGGTCATGAAGCCTATGTGCGCCATCTGCGCCAGCTGGTTGGCGATTGCCAAGCCGTGGCCGCCTTTGCGCCTTCCGAGTTCATCGGCTTTCTGAGCGAGGCCACGACCGGTCTGCCGATGGCGCTGACCGGCACGATGGACGACTTCATGGCGCTCGAGGCGCTGGACGAGCTGCCCGCGCCGCCGGCTCCGTCGGAGCTGGCGTATCTGCAGTACACCTCGGGCAGCACGCGTTTCCCGCGCGGTACGATGATTCCGCAGTCCGCGGTGATGGCCAATCTGCATGCCATCTTCAACGACGGTTTTCCGCTCGACGAGAACGACCGCTTCTGCTCCTGGCTCCCGTTCTATCACGACATGGGACTGGTCGGCATCGTGCTCGGCTGCGTCGCCATGCAGCGCTCCGTGGACTATCTGCCGACGCGCGATTTCGCGATGCGTCCGCGCGTCTGGCTCAAGCTGATTTCACGCAATCGCAGCACGATCTCGTTCAGCCCGCCGTTCGGATATACCTTGTGCGCACGCCGTCTGCGGCCGGCCGACATCACGGCCCTGGACCTGTCCGCCTGGCGCGTGGCCGGTGTCGGCGCCGAGATGATTCACCCGGATTCGCTGAGCCATTTCGCCGAGGTTCTGGCGCCGGCCGGCTTCCGCGCCACGGCTTTCCTTCCGTGCTACGGCATGGCCGAGTGCGCGCTCGCGGTGAGCTTTTCGCCAGTGGCGGCCGGGGCCAGCAGCGACTGCGTGGACATCGAGCGGCTGTCCGACGAGGCGCAAGCGCATCCGCTGAACGCCGCCGATTCCCAGGGGCGTGGCCGTGCGTTCATCAACTGTGGCAAGCCCTTGCCCGGTTTCGAAGTCGAGGTTCGTGACCCGCAGGGTCTGCCGTTGACGGATCGTCATGTCGGCCAGGTCTATCTGCGCGGCGCCAGCGTGATGTCGGGTTACTTCGGCAATCCGGAGGCGACGCTGGACGTGCTTTCCGAAGACGGTTGGCTCAATACCGGCGATCTTGGCTATCGCGTCGACGGCAACCTGCACATCACCGGTCGTGCCAAGGATCTGATGATCATCAAGGGCCGCAACATCTGGCCGCAGGACCTTGAGCACCTCGCCGAGCAGCAGCCGGAAGTTCGCCCCACCGATGCCTCCGCGTTCTCGGTGGCCGGCGCCGACGAAAACGAAATCGCGGTGATGGTCGTACAGTGCCGCGTGACTGACCCGCAGGCGCTGGCGGCCTTGGCCGAACGCCTGCAGCAGGGCATTTCCGCCGAGTTCGGAATTCAATGCCTGATCGAGCTGGTGCCGCCGCACACGCTGCCGCGCACCTCGTCCGGGAAGCTGTCGCGCAGCCGGGCACGCAAGGAGTTTCTGGAGCGTCATTCGGATGAGCGTCTGAAGGAGTCGCCACGGTTCCTCGTGAGCGAGGGCCGGAGGACTGCAGTCAATTCGGCAGCGCTTACGTGA
- a CDS encoding acyl carrier protein produces MAVIQPNAAGLDGDADLAREVGLDSVQVMDMIMEIEDSLDISVPVEVLAQARTVNELRDGIERLIGSSS; encoded by the coding sequence CTGGCGGTGATTCAGCCGAATGCCGCGGGCCTGGACGGCGACGCCGATCTGGCGCGCGAGGTCGGCTTGGACTCGGTGCAGGTCATGGACATGATCATGGAGATCGAGGACAGCCTGGATATTTCGGTGCCGGTGGAAGTGCTGGCACAGGCACGCACCGTCAATGAACTCCGTGATGGAATCGAACGCCTGATCGGTTCGTCCTCTTGA
- a CDS encoding aminotransferase class I/II-fold pyridoxal phosphate-dependent enzyme, whose amino-acid sequence MSLFDKFATQRALQAALADDGRVASLATPMDVIHSATSATIDGRLMVLAGTNNYLGLTFDDECRAAAIAAIETHGTGTTGSRMASGNYAGHRALEQAMADAFGWPSAIVFSTGYQANLGAISALAGADDVLMVDGDSHASIHDACKLSAATTIRFRHNDPDNLDRRLARLGDDAKRTLVVVESLYSTLGDRAPLRKIVEISKRHGAWLLVDEAHSFGAFGASGMGLCEELGLLDEVDFIVGTFSKSLGGIGGFCVSRHADLELLRLASRPYIFTASPAPAVIAATHQALRRVLSGQDLRERLMGHARRFYSETAALGYRLGAATPGPVAALVFSQRDTAQALWRGLFDAGVYTNLMVPPATPSGLSLVRISLSAAHSDDELSTIIAALAQWAPNLGVSAAD is encoded by the coding sequence TTGAGCCTGTTCGACAAGTTCGCAACGCAGCGCGCGTTGCAGGCGGCGCTTGCCGACGACGGACGCGTGGCTTCGCTGGCCACGCCGATGGACGTGATCCATTCGGCGACCTCGGCGACGATCGACGGTCGGCTCATGGTGCTGGCCGGCACCAACAACTACCTGGGCCTGACCTTCGACGACGAATGTCGCGCAGCGGCGATTGCGGCCATCGAAACCCACGGCACCGGGACCACGGGTTCGCGCATGGCCAGCGGCAACTATGCCGGTCATCGCGCCTTGGAACAGGCAATGGCGGATGCCTTCGGCTGGCCTTCCGCCATCGTGTTCTCCACCGGTTACCAGGCCAATCTGGGCGCGATTTCCGCGCTGGCGGGGGCCGACGATGTCCTGATGGTGGACGGCGACAGCCATGCCAGCATCCATGACGCCTGCAAGCTCAGTGCGGCGACCACCATCCGCTTTCGCCATAACGATCCAGACAATCTCGATCGCAGGCTGGCGCGACTCGGCGACGACGCCAAGCGCACGCTGGTGGTTGTTGAAAGTCTCTACAGCACGCTGGGTGATCGTGCGCCGCTGCGCAAGATCGTCGAAATCAGCAAGCGCCATGGCGCCTGGCTGTTGGTGGATGAAGCCCACTCCTTTGGCGCCTTTGGTGCCAGCGGCATGGGCCTGTGTGAAGAACTCGGGCTGCTCGATGAGGTCGACTTCATCGTCGGCACCTTCTCCAAAAGCCTCGGGGGCATCGGCGGGTTCTGCGTGAGTCGGCATGCCGATCTGGAACTGTTGCGCCTCGCCAGCCGGCCCTACATCTTTACCGCGTCACCGGCTCCGGCGGTGATTGCGGCGACGCATCAGGCGCTGCGCCGCGTACTAAGCGGGCAGGATCTGCGCGAGCGGCTGATGGGGCACGCGCGGCGGTTCTACTCGGAGACCGCCGCTCTCGGCTATCGGCTGGGCGCCGCCACGCCGGGACCGGTTGCGGCGCTGGTGTTTTCCCAACGCGATACGGCACAGGCGCTATGGCGCGGCCTGTTCGATGCCGGTGTCTACACCAATCTGATGGTGCCGCCGGCGACTCCCTCCGGATTGAGTTTGGTTCGTATCAGTCTCAGCGCCGCGCACAGTGACGACGAACTGTCCACGATCATTGCCGCGCTCGCGCAATGGGCCCCGAATCTCGGTGTATCGGCTGCCGACTGA
- a CDS encoding GNAT family N-acetyltransferase yields the protein MDLVQVHRWISEQSYWAAGVPMETLRRALEHSIGFAGFIGTRQVAFARVTTDRATFAYLADVFVDEDYRGLGYSKILMEAVLAHPDLQGLRRFVLATRDAHDLYRRYGFTPLKSPDLFMEIHRPDIYRT from the coding sequence ATGGACCTCGTCCAGGTCCATCGCTGGATCAGCGAGCAGTCCTATTGGGCGGCCGGCGTGCCGATGGAGACGCTGCGGCGGGCGCTTGAACACTCGATCGGCTTTGCCGGTTTCATTGGTACGCGGCAGGTCGCGTTCGCGCGGGTGACCACCGATCGAGCTACCTTCGCCTATCTCGCCGATGTGTTCGTCGACGAGGACTATCGCGGACTTGGCTACTCGAAAATCCTGATGGAGGCGGTGCTCGCGCATCCCGATCTGCAGGGTCTGAGGCGCTTCGTACTCGCGACCCGTGATGCCCACGATTTGTACAGGCGCTACGGGTTCACGCCACTGAAGTCTCCCGACTTGTTCATGGAAATCCACCGGCCGGACATCTACCGGACCTGA